The Lycium barbarum isolate Lr01 chromosome 4, ASM1917538v2, whole genome shotgun sequence nucleotide sequence atacctatacataaTCAGTATATAGATTTTGTGTATTTCGGTCTTGTTAGTAAGTAAATTTGGTATCTATGTTTCCCTTTAAAATACTGGCAAAACTCTAAAAATCAGGTCAAAAAGTGGCCAactcatgctattttgaaaaaaaCATTTAACCTAAACTTACACAAATGACTACACTTTAAGGTTTTTTTTAGCACTtttgctaattacatttcgtagctatagTAACGTGTATTCAAATTCggctgtatttcgctgtattcaatTTGGTTGTATTCATTCGTACAACTTTTATACTGtattcaacttattgtatttAAATTCGATTGTATTCAAATAAcataaatgcaaaaaaaatacaAGGATATTCAGTTGTATtcaaaattcactgtattcatttgtatataaaaaaaatctccttcgaaatacaagcgaaaaatacataaagaaacactATTTTACACTAAAAATATAACgaatacactgaaatacactTAGATATGAGatacaagaaaaaaaatacactcaaatttgagatacaagaaaaaaaatgCACTCATATTTgagatacaaaaaataaaatacactCGGATCTTAAAACACACCGTCGAAGATTTTTCCATTGCCGGCAACGACGCCGTCGTCCGTGAGAATCCAACCAGAAACCATTTCTTTCTATGCATTTAACACAAAAAACAAATACATATCAAGCAATAACAATGATAAATACTCAGATCTGAGACGCTGGAGAAGATGACCAACAATTGAGTATATGTGGGTCGATTCGGAACAAAAAGGTTCAAAGTGCGGTCTGTTGGGTCCCACCTTAATGGTCGATTAGCTTCAGAGGCGTTGAAGAATTGTTGAAGATGATCACGGCGGAAGCGGACCGGTGGCGGCTGGCGACAGAGAAGAGAGAGTGAAAAAAGAGAGAGAATTGAAGGAGAAGAGAGAGGAAGTTGAGGGAAAAGATTGATACAATGGAATAAGAGGAGATAGTTTTTGAATTAGTTACCTTGTGTTATTAAAATATAAGATTTAGcttatagctactaaatataaataaccTCTACACCACGTTCGAAGCAATTGCACGATCTTCCCTACAAatggattggtctttaattttccccTTTTAAATGTCCTAGCAGGTCATATGTTTTTTAAAGGCGCTGACACAATTTATGAATAATACAATGGTAATTTATCCGGCTCTATGCGTAAGTTTGATTCTGAAGGCAAAAGTTAAAGATGAgcacaaaagtgcaaatgacccatgcTATTTTGAATAAAAACgggcaattggcgcgaatgcccctcttttgggctggtctttagattttgcccctcaaaatggtggtctttaattattgcccTTCCGAGCAAAAGCAACATAGTAAAAAGACATTACTACCCCTAACTGTTacatataaaacacaaaaatcgttattctcaaatccttCCCTTCTTTCATATCGTTAACTCAGCCCAACTTCGTTCCCAATTTTTCACATTATTCAAATCGTTGTTTCAAGCCACtcaattgattttgctgctacaacatcagtaaaaggtacaaatcttaattcaactcaatttaacgattttattgagtttagattgttaatatttgaaaaagatCATCTTCTACGACCTGATTATTAAGAAACAGATGACATACAGCTCAGATTGAACATTGCGCATGATAAAATTAATCAGCAAAATAGAATTGATTGGATTTaatgctttgttctgattttaattactttataccttaattaaattagtatacaatgcttatttacttgaaattgtaattatagtaaattcaatttaaatcaggcaatgcttatcgatttaaacttgaattaaggCAAACTGTGTGCAAATTTAGAACAaatatgccggagaaggcaaaagttctggtttatatagaagtataaattagtccagttgcgtcaatcctctaattggaataactgttgcacgaatttgatttaaattggatgaaggtagaggatgtttcatttttttttttaaaacaaaaacagttactgcattatcatcagcaaaacaaaaagtgcttatgccGAAGGAGGCAAAAGTttaatttacaaaagagtagagtatgccgttaacggcaatgttctgaaccaatttcataacaagtatgccggagaaggcaaaagttctggtttatatagaagtataaattagtccagttgtgtcaatcctctaattggaataactgttgcagacatttgatttaaattggatgaaggtagatgaggttttcattttttttatttttttttaaccaaaaacagttactgcattatcatcagcaaaacaaaaggtgcttatgccggaggaggcaaatgttcaatttacaaaagagtagagtatgccgttaacgaCAATGTtttgaaccaatttcataacaagtatgccggagaaggcaaaagttctggtttatatagaagtataaattagtccagttgcgtcaatcctctaattggaataactgttgcaggcatttgatttaaattggatgaaggtagagaaggttttcattttttttttaaccaaaaacagttactgcattaagttaagcaaaacaaaaagtacttATGCCGGAGGAAGCAAAAGTACAATTTACAAAGTAGTAGAGTATGTCGTTACAGGCAAAAGTTCTGAACAaacttctgaacaagtatgccgtagaaggcaatacttctgtttagaagccattaaagtaaaattctacaaacctaaagaaacttacacttcattaacatacatttaaatatatatatatatgtccacaaaacgtaaaatcctaacttcataagtaccaaattaccatcatcagttctaatttcatgtgtacccattccaaattgccccatcgtcaacttggccagtgtgctggaataacctctgccttacaaatcgtaattctcttcgcagatcatcattttctctacttAGAGCACCGTAAAGAGCCCTCAGAAAATCTATGTCTCTTTTGATATCAGCAATTTCATGAGTAATTTGCAATATTAGGATGGATTTGGTTATGAAGATGGGCATGCTTATGTGCTTGCCCATGGCCACCATTAACATGTACAATATGTTGATTTTGGTTCATTTTATATGTGATTATATCTGGTTTTCAGAAGTAAAGTCTTTTTTTTTACTTCTTCCAAAAGTTgtgttggtttatatagaagtataaattagtccattttaaattggaataactgttacatggatttgatttaaattggataaagacagaggagatttttcagtttcatgaaaataactgTTGCAATTTCATTGGAATAATTGTTGCAGAAACAGTTACTCCGTTTTTTAAGAATGCTGGTAGCGGCAGAACTTCTGTTTACAAAATGGTAAACGGCATACTTCATGACTTTACATACAAAGTCTGCTGGGAAGGGTagaacttaaattttcaaaactaacaacttaaatacatttcattttggttttttctcaagtgaatctctctttatgcaGGAAGTTTAACAAAAAAATGACACCAAGATGCATTTACGTAGCCTTCAACGGCAAATGGGACGCCGCCTACAATTATGTTAATCATGAAACCAAGCTAATACTTGTCAATGATGGTGTAAAttttcaacaattcactcaacagatatttgcggggcatacacaagatactcagcaaaaagaggccaacatatggtttgacaccagtgagaaaacatccaaagggatgcgtgtaacaaacgacattgatcttcacacttgcttgtacctgctcaacaacaatgacaacttcagaaattcccgtttcatattagagttcaattcagctgatgcggagaacaacccattacaagaacatcataatgaatctatcctaatgacagaaggacaaaccatagaggaaattgacagacaactctgcattgcttatgaagaagacatgtctgaagttggattggatgacGAACAACACAGCCCTATTGGACATAACCTTGGGATTCCACATGAGCAGAGCGAGATAGTAACTCCTAACCATACACCTCAGCAGCTACAATGGCAACCACCAAACATTGAGCAAGTTGTAAACAATGACCTTTCTCAGCATCCAACTTCAATGAATGTTGTATCACTTACTTCGAGCATGACAATTGAAGAGACACAAACAAGGCCATGCAACAAAAGAAAGACACTAAAGAGGAAGAggatacaaaatgatacacaaattttgacacctagtgcatcgattgatcaaatagaagttggcattttattcaaagacaaagataccgtgaaaaagtgcatgaataacattgcaattactcgtcatcaacagtacaaggtagaaaagtcatgcacgcaacggtattacatcagatgtgttgacccaacctgcatttggcgtttccacagttcaaggttcagaggatcagaacttttcaaagtagttaactttgaaaagagacatagttgtTCAATAAATTTCATCACCTCTGACATGAGGAATGCAACTTCAAAAGTCATAGAGGAATACATTACAGACCTAGTACGCCATACACTACAAGAGATAAACACCCAAATTTGTCATTGAAGAAATGAGAAGCAGATATGGCTTGCACATTGGTTACCACAAAGCATGGCGTTCCCTCCAACACACTTATAATGTCATAAAAGGAAGCCCAGAAAATAACTACACACTtctaccgcaatatcttcacatgATGAAATTAAGAAATCCTGGAACAGTTGCTAACATCAAATGGACCGCTGACAATAAGTTTAAGTATACTTTTTTCGCGTATGGAGCATCAATTGAGGGTTGGAAACACTGCAGACCAGTAATGATGGTGGATGCAACCTTCTTGAAATCAAAATACCGCGGTGTTCTCATGATAGCAGTAGCAAAAGATGGAAACAACAGCATATTTCCTCTCGCATTTGGTATTGCAGACTCTGAGAATAATGAATCCTATAGGTGGTTCTTTAGACACGTGAAAAAGGTGTTTGGCACGCGCAAAGACCTATCAATTCTTTCCGATCGCCACTCATCAATTGCAACTGCAATCAAAGAACTGTATCCAGATACCCAGCATGGAATATGCATCTACCACATGGAGAAGAACTTGCAGAAATATTTCCCATCCGAAGCGATCCTATCACTGTTCTACAATGCAGCAACTACCTACAAACAGGCAGAGTTTCGTACCTATATGTCACAGATACAGCAAATCGACCCAAAAGCTGCAGAATACATAGAAGAAGAACCACCGGAAAGATGGGCACGTTCATTCCACACCAACAGGCGTTACAACATGGTCACAACAAACAATGTCAAGACAATGAATTTTGTATTGAGGAAA carries:
- the LOC132637444 gene encoding uncharacterized protein LOC132637444: MRSRYGLHIGYHKAWRSLQHTYNVIKGSPENNYTLLPQYLHMMKLRNPGTVANIKWTADNKFKYTFFAYGASIEGWKHCRPVMMVDATFLKSKYRGVLMIAVAKDGNNSIFPLAFGIADSENNESYRWFFRHVKKVFGTRKDLSILSDRHSSIATAIKELYPDTQHGICIYHMEKNLQKYFPSEAILSLFYNAATTYKQAEFRTYMSQIQQIDPKAAEYIEEEPPERWARSFHTNRRYNMVTTNNVKTMNFVLRKARELPIMACIYYIQNKLQNWFYQRKLDATGPSHDLTCWAEKILLEKISRGFTMKVENKTPVKFVVKDEGYQYNVDLKNMTCECLEFQTDELPCTHVMAVIDKRSLPKCTYCADWFKKQACQETYKDITVFAGKTKLVSQRLHPSFVSVAGCGKFSELNFCRKGWNFCS